CGGAGGGATGGCGCTCGCGGGGCACTTCGAGTTCGGCGACGGAGAGTTCCTGGAGCTCACCGCCGGCGCCGGCCGCGTGGACATGCGCGGCGTGGAGCCCTGGTGGGCGCCCATCTTCGGCTTCCGTGGCGGCCCCTGAGCGCACCGGCACGGCGAGCAACGTCGACTGCCGCATACTCGCGGGCCGGTCCATTGACACCCCGAGAGCCGGAAGCGCACAGTCGAATGCGCCATGAGCGCGAATACCCCTTCGTATCAGTCGTGGCTGGAGTCCTTCGCCGCCGAGCACGGCGCCGCCGCCGGCACCATCCACGTGCAGCGTGGAGCGGACCTGGAGCTGGTCGCGGCCCTCAACATCCCACCGCCCGTGCTGAACGCCGTCCGTCTCGTCCCGCACGGCAAGGGCATGGCGGGGCTGGCGCAGGTGCGCAAGGCGCCGGTGCAGACCTGCAACCTGAAGGAAGACGACACCGGCCGCATCAAGCCGGGCGCGAAGGCCGTGGACGCGCGCGCGGCGGTGGCGCTGCCCGTGCTGGACGGCGCTGGCCAGGTGCGCGCGGTGGTGGGCATTGCCTTCCTGACGGAGGGAGCGCTCCCCGCCGAGCGCGAGCAGGCGCTGATGACGGCCGCGGCCCGACTGCCGCTCACGGATGCTTGAGCCCACACGGGGCCTGACGCCTCCTGGCGCCGCGCGGGCTCGCGCCGTGGCGGGCTGGGCGACCTTCTGCGCCCTGCTGCTGGCCTTCGTGCTGGTGCCCTTCGCCCTCTTCGGCCCCGACCTGGACGCGGTGACGCAGCGGTACCTCGCCGCACGGCCTCCCGCCTGGCAGGTGGCGCTGGTGCTGGGCGGGCTCCTGGCCGGGGACATCCTGCTGCCCGTGCCCTCCAGCCTCGTGAGCACCGCGGCCGGAGGGCTGCTGGGCTTCTGGGGCGGCCTCGCCACCAACTGGGCGGGGATGATGGTGGCCTGCGCGGTGGGCCATGGCCTGGGCGCCCGGGCGGGGACGTCCGCGCTGCGGCGCATGACGGGTGAGGCGGAGGTGGAGCGCCTGGCGCGCGCTTACGAGCGGCTGGGCCCGTGGTTCCTCCTGGTGTTCCGCGCGGTGCCGGTGCTGGCGGAGGCCTCCGTCGTGTTCGCGGGCACCAGCCGCATGCCCCGGCGGAGCTTCTTCACGGTGTGCGCCCTGTCCAACCTGGGCGTGGCCGCCACGTACGCGGCCCTGGGCGCCACGGCGGCGGAGCTGGAGTCCTTCCTCGTGCTCTTCGCGGGCATGGTGCTGATGCCGGGCCTCGCGCTCGCCTGGGTGCGCAGCCGGGTGCAGACCCCTTCACGCTGAGTCGAGGAGCCGGGCGCGCTCACGAGGGCGCGCCCGGTCCAGCGTGAATCACGCCCGCGCGGCGCGAGCGTCGCGGCCCCGGGCGCGGGCGGCCTTGGAGAGCGCATCCGCGCCCTTCTCGTCGCCGCGCATCCACTCCTTCATGGCCGGCACCACCTGCTTGCTCCAGCCCTTGCCCGCGCGGATGCCGAGGAAGTCCTTCACCAGCGCGTCCAACATGGCCGCGAGCTGCTCGGTGAGGAAGAGACGCTCGGAGATCTGGTCGTCCTCCTCCTCGCTCATCAGCGCCGGCAGCTTCGCCGCGCGGACGTCGAGGAACTCGGAGTCCACCGTGACTTCGTACTCCTTCTCGCCGTTGGTGAGCCGCAGCCGCGCCTGGGCCACCAGCAGGCCCCGGTCCAGCGAGTGCTTCACCTGCTCGGAGTACGGCGCCAGCGTGCCCTTGGCGCTCATCTCCGTCACGTCGCCCGCCACGCCGCGCAGCACCACCCGGCCCATGAAGAGCACGGTGACGCCCTCGCCCTCGTGCTCGATGAGCACGTCGCCCGACTCCGAGCGCCACAGCAGCCACGTGAGGAACTCGCGGCCCAGATAGGCCCGGCCGCGCAGGAGCGCCTCGCGGGCCTTGCCCTTCTCGACCTCGGCCTCGTCCTGCTTCTCCTCGGTGGCGGCGCCGTCCACGCCGGTGTCGCCCCGCATGAAGGCCGACTCGGCCCGTGCCTGCTCACGCCCCGCCATGGGTCACCTCGTCCGCCGCCGTCGCCGGCAGGTCCATGCCAATCAGCTCCGCCGTAGGCCCCAGGGAGGCCTCGTCGAGCCCCTCGGTCCGCGCATGGTCCGCCGGCGTCATGCCGGTGAACTTCACGCTCAGCGCGCTCTCCAGCGCCACCATGATTTCGTCCACCGTCTTGCGCGAGGCGGCCCAGATCTGCACCTGCTGCGTCTTCAGGTTCCAGGCCACGTCCAGCACGGCGGTGCGGGGCGTGGCGCGGTTGCGCAGCATCTGGCGAATCTCGCCCTTGAACTGCGTCTTCTCGCCGCGGCTGGGCGGACGGTCATTCTCCTTCTCGAAGGCGGCGGCCCACTTGGTGAGCTCGGCCTTCATCGCCGCGGCGGGCACCTTGATGGAGTCGATGCGGAAGGCGAACAGCGCGTACTCGCCGTAATAGAGGCGGCTGGTGGGGAACTCGATGGAGTCCGCATTCTCCAGCTCCACGAAGCCGGCCGCGCGCTCTTCCTCGGACTTGCGGTCGATGGGCTCGAACGCGTGCGCCTTGAGGCCGCGCGTGAGCCAGCGCTTGATGTCGGAAGGCGCTTCCTTCGCCGGTTCGGCCCGGAAGCGCGAGAAGGTGACTGCACCACGAAGGACTGGCATGGGGCGCGGCAGGATGGGGGGCTCGCGCCGCGTCGTCAAGGCACTCGCGGTCACTGGACGCCCCCTGCTCCACCCGCGTGATTTCGCGCTAGCGTTCTCCTCATGTTTCGTATCACCACTCTCGTCGTCCTGATGTGTGCGCTCCTGCCCCGATGGGGGCTTGCGCAGGACACCGGCACTGCCGTGCCCCCCGGGGATTCCCTCGTCGCGCCGCCGCTCGTTCCCGCGCCGGAGCAGGTGGAACCCGAGGCTTTCGAGCCCGCCGCCGCGACTTCCGCGATTGACCAGCCCCAGGAAGCGAAGGGCATGCCCGCCGCGCCTCGCATCCTCCTGGAGACGCTATCGGGCGGAGCGGGCATGGTGGCCGGAGGGCTGGGGGGCCTCGTGCTCGGCATCGTGACGACGGATTGCGCCCTGTTCGAGTCTGACTGCTCCGCGGCGGTCGCCTTCGCCCTGTCCGGAATGGCGCTCGGCTCGGCGCTGGCGACGTGGGGCGCCGGCAGCCTGATGAATGGCAAGGGCGGCTTCCTGAGCACGCTGCTGGGCGCTGTCCTGGGCACGGGCGCGGGGTTGATCGCCGTGTCGGCCGACCAGGACGGCACCCTGGCGCCCATCGCGCTGCTGTCCCTGCCCGCCGTTGGCGCGATGGCGGGCTTCGAGCTGTCGCGGCACCTGGAGCAACCCTCGCGATTCTCCCTCACGGGAGACCGCGTCCCCATGGCTCCGACTTTCGGCACCACGCCGCACGGTGGCTTCATGGGTGGAGTCTCCGGCCGCTTCTGAGCGCGGCCTCCAGCCCCACCCGCACGCTCGCCAGCGCGAAGAACCGAAGGAATCGGCCCGAGTCCGTACAACAGGCTACCGCTCCCACCTTCAGGCGGGAGCGGCCGGACCATTCATTCCTTCGAAGGAGCGTAGAGATGCCTGTGCTGCCCCCGTTCAGTCTCCGTGTGTCCCTGGTGTTGCTCATGCTGGCGGTTTCAGCGTGCGGCACCGACGACGAGCCAACGGGAGAGCCCGACGCGGGCACGGGCACGGACGCGGGCGTCAGCCTGGACCCGGCCCCTACCCGCACGCAGCCCGGCGAGTACACGTGCACGGGCTGCCCGGACAGCGACATCGCGTCCTTCCAGCTCAACGCGGGCGAGGTGACCCGGGAGACATTCGAGGGGACGGTGAGGAACGCGCAGGGGAACGGCACCTTCTTCGTCGCGGGCACCGACGGCCAGCAGCTCATCGGCACCATCGAGACCAACCCGGACACCGGGGACTTCAGCTTCACCGCGCCGCTCTTCTGCGGCGAGCAGCTCGTGAAGTGCGTGTGGTCCAACAGCGCGGGTTCCTATGTGCTCGTCACCCGCGTCATCACCACCGACTGCGTCACCTCGGACATCCGCGCCACCCTCTCCTGGGATGGACTGGGCGCCGACTGGGAACTCCACCTCATCAAGCCGGGCGGGCGCATCAATGACGAC
The genomic region above belongs to Pyxidicoccus trucidator and contains:
- the rdgC gene encoding recombination-associated protein RdgC, translating into MPVLRGAVTFSRFRAEPAKEAPSDIKRWLTRGLKAHAFEPIDRKSEEERAAGFVELENADSIEFPTSRLYYGEYALFAFRIDSIKVPAAAMKAELTKWAAAFEKENDRPPSRGEKTQFKGEIRQMLRNRATPRTAVLDVAWNLKTQQVQIWAASRKTVDEIMVALESALSVKFTGMTPADHARTEGLDEASLGPTAELIGMDLPATAADEVTHGGA
- a CDS encoding TVP38/TMEM64 family protein; amino-acid sequence: MLEPTRGLTPPGAARARAVAGWATFCALLLAFVLVPFALFGPDLDAVTQRYLAARPPAWQVALVLGGLLAGDILLPVPSSLVSTAAGGLLGFWGGLATNWAGMMVACAVGHGLGARAGTSALRRMTGEAEVERLARAYERLGPWFLLVFRAVPVLAEASVVFAGTSRMPRRSFFTVCALSNLGVAATYAALGATAAELESFLVLFAGMVLMPGLALAWVRSRVQTPSR
- a CDS encoding GAF domain-containing protein translates to MSANTPSYQSWLESFAAEHGAAAGTIHVQRGADLELVAALNIPPPVLNAVRLVPHGKGMAGLAQVRKAPVQTCNLKEDDTGRIKPGAKAVDARAAVALPVLDGAGQVRAVVGIAFLTEGALPAEREQALMTAAARLPLTDA